From a single Carassius carassius chromosome 8, fCarCar2.1, whole genome shotgun sequence genomic region:
- the LOC132144836 gene encoding uncharacterized protein LOC132144836, whose translation MEVKMQNGSSKTGRGVTVNGTVSTLKRQPRPKTVSSRQERGSCSSTASCPVFSGCQSDLDEKLQPRCPSSLSSPSLHRPGSTSNLKGSISSMQGSLSSLKGSVVSLKSFPTSSTLQSSSLSLQSSSPSLRSSSSSQRSSSEDDSWDTNSWSSGATCLLRSSIKQHSEEVFRVRAGSVSRPEGTSDSETGYQNSDSCQGSVLGSESQEGAEQVDAGRRDSSSSQETSGASMASSNLEQKIEEKLKFSQFLDEVTCRVLEPECLQAFGVPIRQKEPPCPQTSSPQCLNLTPVSNPWFGSSRDFACNSRDSNVYKWAKCMPSCKILDASETLRRTQEEMEMLGRTYLETDIDRVRREDEVSSTHLRDMEKRTLQTSGKSSRGCPSLVSKRSDGAPRPPHRTTSLPRPAVSGIMVSDGDASSSR comes from the exons ATGGAGGTGAAAATGCAGAATGGCTCATCGAAAACAGGACGAGGGGTTACGGTCAACGGGACAGTGTCCACCCTGAAGAGGCAGCCGAGGCCCAAGACAGTGTCCAGCAGGCAGGAACGCGGCTCCTGTTCTTCAACAGCCTCTTGTCCAGTGTTCTCAGGATGTCAGAGCGACCTGGACGAAAAGCTGCAGCCCCGCTGTCCATCCAGCCTTTCCTCGCCCTCCCTGCACAGGCCTGGTTCCACCTCCAATCTGAAGGGCTCTATCTCCAGCATGCAAGGTTCCTTGTCGAGCCTAAAGGGTTCGGTCGTCAGCCTCAAGAGCTTTCCTACCTCCTCGACACTGCAGAGCTCTAGTCTGAGCCTGCAGAGTTCCAGTCCAAGCCTCCGGAGCTCCAGCTCCAGCCAGCGCAGCTCCAGTGAGGACGACAGCTGGGACACCAACAGCTGGAGCTCCGGGGCCACATGTCTCCTGCGCAGTTCTATTAAGCAGCACAGTGAAGAGGTTTTCCGGGTGCGCGCAGGCTCTGTGAGTCGACCTGAGGGTACAAGTGATTCCGAGACAGGCTACCAGAACTCCGACAGCTGCCAGGGAAGTGTGTTGGGATCGGAGAGCCAGGAGGGAGCGGAGCAGGTCGATGCGGGGCGGAGGGATTCATCATCAAGTCAGGAAACCTCTGGTGCTTCAATGGCGTCATCCAACTTAGAGCAGAAGATTGAAGAGAAGCTCAAGTTTTCTCAGTTTCTTGATGAGGTTACATGTAGGGTCCTGGAACCCGAGTGTCTGCAAGCCTTCGGAGTGCCCATCCGTCAGAAGGAGCCGCCTTGCCCACAAACATCATCTCCCCAATGCCTAAACTTAACCCCAGTTTCCAATCCTTGGTTTGGTTCCAGTAGGGATTTTGCCTGTAATTCCAGGGACAGTAATGTGTACAAGTGGGCCAAGTGCATGCCAAGCTGCAAGATTCTGGATGCCAGTGAAACCCTGAGAAGGACTCAAGAGGAAATGGAAATGTTAGGAAGGACCTACCTAGAGACTGACATAGACAGAGTAAGGAGGGAAGATGAAGTGAGTTCCACACATCTACGAGACATGGAGAAGAGAACTTTACAGACTAGTGGAAAATCTTCTCGTGGATGCCCGAGTCTTGTTTCAAAGCGCTCAGACGGGGCACCACGACCACCGCACCGCACCACCTCACTCCCGAGACCTGCTGTGAGCGGCATCATG GTTTCTGATGGAGACGCGAGTAGCAGCAGGTAA